A single Cottoperca gobio chromosome 3, fCotGob3.1, whole genome shotgun sequence DNA region contains:
- the tacr2 gene encoding substance-K receptor, with the protein MDAESIVQHVELDMEATALPFSETTDSLEDGNETIVNQFQQPDWQVALWAIAYSLIILVSITGNVTVIWIILAHRRMRTVTNYFIVNLAFSDVSMATFNTLFNFVYALHNDWYFGLGYCRFQNFFPITAMFSSIYSMAAIAVDRYMAIIHPLKPRLSSTSTKVVIALIWIVAIFLAFPQCYYSVTIFYYPRTVCMVDWPDDYGGTHQLSYQFAVILLIYLLPLLVMLVTYSLVGQSLWGGHIPGEATDHYHSQITAKRKVVKMMVVVVVTFALCWLPYHIYFILGSFNRDIYKQHYIQQVYLAIFWLAMSSTMYNPIIYCCLNQRFRAGFRHAFAWCPFIKVSAEDRMELQHTHTFRVTMTRSHRKDSSYAHTSIKTNNAFDTNVAIGTELNRERDANKQAPSKTYSTHNTCALKRPDDTKSPAAKLMQHNN; encoded by the exons ATGGACGCTGAGAGTATTGTTCAACACGTTGAATTAGACATGGAGGCCACTGCATTGCCTTTTTCAGAGACCACCGACAGCCTGGAGGACGGAAACGAGACGATTGTGAATCAGTTCCAGCAGCCAGACTGGCAG gtGGCTCTGTGGGCTATAGCCTACTCTCTGATCATCCTGGTGTCCATCACTGGTAATGTTACAGTGATCTGGATCATTCTCGCTCACAGACGCATGAGGACTGTAACAAATTACTTCATCGTCAACCTGGCCTTCTCTgatgtttccatggcaaccttCAACACTCTTTTTAATTTCGTCTACGCACTTCACAATGATTGGTACTTTGGCCTGGGCTACTGCCGATTTCAGAACTTTTTCCCCATCACGGCCATGTTTTCATCAATATACTCGATGGCTGCCATCGCAGTAGACAG GTACATGGCTATCATCCACCCTCTGAAGCCCcgcctctcctccacctctacAAAGGTTGTGATCGCCCTGATTTGGATTGTAGCAATCTTTCTGGCTTTCCCTCAGTGCTACTACAGCGTGACAATATTTTACTACCCCAGAACCGTGTGCATGGTCGACTGGCCGGACGATTATGGAGGAACACATCAACTGAG TTACCAGTTTGCAGTGATATTGCTGATTTACTTGCTCCCTCTGCTGGTGATGCTGGTGACCTACAGTTTAGTTGGCCAGTCGCTGTGGGGTGGGCACATCCCCGGAGAGGCGACAGACCATTACCACAGCCAGATAACAGCCAAGAGAAAG GTGGTGAAAATGATGGTTGTCGTGGTGGTGACCTTTGCCCTGTGCTGGTTGCCCTACCACATCTACTTCATACTGGGATCTTTTAACagagacatttataaacaaCATTACATTCAACAG GTGTATCTGGCCATATTCTGGTTGGCGATGAGTTCGACCATGTACAATCCTATCATTTACTGCTGTCTAAACCAAAG gttTCGTGCCGGTTTCCGTCATGCGTTTGCTTGGTGTCCCTTCATCAAAGTGTCGGCGGAGGACAGGATGGAACTGCAGCACACGCACACCTTCAGAGTCACCATGACACGCAGCCACCGCAAAGACAGTTCATATGCACACACCTCCATCAAAACAAACAACGCCTTCGACACAAACGTGGCTATCGGCACCGAgctgaacagagagagagatgctaaTAAACAGGCACCTTCGAaaacatacagcacacacaacacatgtgcACTGAAGAGGCCGGATGATACAAAATCCCCAGCTGCCAAACTTATGCAGCACAACAACTGA
- the LOC115026152 gene encoding LOW QUALITY PROTEIN: hexokinase-1-like (The sequence of the model RefSeq protein was modified relative to this genomic sequence to represent the inferred CDS: deleted 2 bases in 2 codons), translating to MIAAQLLAYYFTELKDDQVKKIDKYLYSMRFSDETLKEITQRFRRELVKGLGRDTNPTAVLKMLPTFVQSIPDGSEKGDFIALDLGGSNFRILRVRVSHEKKQTVQMESQIYDTPEDIIHGSGTRLFDHVAECLGDFMEKHNIKDKKLPVGFTFSFPCQQTKLDEGFLITWTKLFKASGVEGMDVVKLLNKAIKKRGDYEADIMAVVNDTVGTMMTCGFDDRRCEVGIIIGTGTNACYMEELRHIDLVEGDEGRMCVNTEWGAFGDDGRLEDIRTEFDREIDRGSINPGKQLFEKMVSGMYMGELVRLILVKMAREGLVFEGRITPELLTKGKIETKHISAIEKSKEGLAKTREILNRLGVEPSNDDCIAVQHVCTIVSFRSANLIAATLAGILLRLKENKGVARLRTTVGIDGSLYKMHPQYARRLHKTVRRLIPDTDVRFLLSEAGSSKGAAMVTAVAYRLAEHSREIAQTLSEFRLSTKQLLEVKKRMRTEIQNGLSKSTQDSATVKMLPTFVNSTPDGSEHGDFLALDLGGTNFRVLLVKIRSGKRRTVEMHNKIYAIPLEVMQGTGEELFDHIVQCISDFLDYMGMKNARLPLGFTFSFPCRQTSLDAGILVTWTKGFKATDCEGEDVVGLLRDAIKRREEFDLDVVAIVNDTVGTMMTCAYEEPNCEIGLIAGTGSNACYMEEMRNIEMIDGDEGQMCVNMEWGAFGDNGCLDDIRTEYDRSVDDFSLNPGQQRYEKMCSGMYLGEIVRNILIDMTKKGFLFRGQISETLKTRSIFETKFLSQIESDRLALLQVRSILQHLGLDSTCDDSIIVKEVCGAVSHRAAQLCGAGMAAVVDKIRENRGVDHLNITVGVDGTLYKLHPHFSGVMHQTVKELAPKCSVNFLLSEDGSGKGAALITAVGCRIRQELNNK from the exons atcGATAAGTACCTGTACTCCATGCGTTTCTCTGATGAGACGTTGAAGGAAATCACGCAGCGGTTTCGGAGGGAGCTGGTCAAAGGACTGGGGCGGGACACTAACCCCACTGCCGTCCTGAAGATGCTGCCTACGTTTGTGCAGTCGATCCCTGATGGCTCAG AGAAGGGAGACTTCATTGCGTTGGATTTAGGAGGCAGTAACTTCAGGATCCTCCGTGTCAGAGTGAGCCATGAGAAGAAACAGACCGTTCAGATGGAGAGTCAAATCTACGACACACCTGAGGACATCATTCACGGCAGTGGAACAAGA CTGTTCGACCATGTGGCAGAGTGTCTCGGTGACTTCatggaaaaacacaacatcaaagaCAAGAAGCTCCCAGTTGGATTTACCTTCTCGTTTCCCTGCCAGCAGACCAAACTAGATGAG ggCTTTCTGATAACTTGGACAAAGCTTTTCAAGGCTAGTGGCGTGGAGGGCATGGATGTTGTGAAGCTGCTCAACAAAGCTATTAAGAAGCGAGGA GACTATGAAGCTGACATCATGGCAGTAGTGAATGATACCGTGGGAACGATGATGACCTGTGGTTTCGATGACCGGCGCTGTGAAGTCGGCATTATCATCG GTACGGGCACCAATGCGTGCTACATGGAGGAGCTGCGTCACATTGACCTGGTGGAGGGAGACGAGGGCAGGATGTGTGTGAACACTGAGTGGGGAGCCTTCGGAGAC GACGGCAGACTGGAAGACATCAGGACAGAGTttgacagagagatagacagaggcTCCATCAACCCCGGCAAACAGCT GTTTGAGAAGATGGTCAGTGGTATGTACATGGGGGAGCTGGTTCGTCTCATCCTGGTGAAGATGGCCAGAGAAGGCCTGGTGTTCGAGGGAAGGATCACCCCTGAGCTTCTCACTAAGGGGAAGATTGAGACCAAACACATCTCAGCCATAGAGAA GAGTAAGGAGGGGTTGGCCAAGACCAGAGAGATTTTAAACAGACTTGGTGTGGAGCCCTCAAATGACGACTGCATCGCTGTGCAGCAT GTTTGCACCATTGTGTCTTTCCGCTCTGCCAACCTGATAGCTGCCACGCTGGCGGGCATCCTGCTGAGGCTAAAGGAGAACAAAGGTGTGGCACGACTCCGAACAACTGTAGGCATTGATGGATCTCTATACAAGATGCACCCACA ATATGCCCGTCGTCTTCACAAGACCGTCCGTCGCCTGATCCCGGACACTGATGTACGATTCCTCCTATCAGAG GCGGGTAGTAGTAAAGGAGCAGCCATGGTGACGGCTGTGGCCTACCGACTCGCCGAACACTCACGAGAAATTGCCCAAACACTGTCCGAATTCCGCCTGTCGACCAAACAACTGCTGGag GTAAAGAAGAGAATGAGGACCGAGATCCAAAATGGCCTTTCAAAGAGCACTCAGGACTCTGCTACTGTCAAAATGCTGCCAACCTTTGTAAACAGCACTCCTGATGGCTCAG AGCATGGGGATTTCCTGGCTTTGGATTTAGGAGGAACCAACTTCCGAGTTCTGTTGGTTAAGATTCGTTCTGGTAAGAGGAGAACAGTGGAGATGCACAACAAGATCTACGCTATTCCTCTAGAAGTGATGCAGGGcacaggagaggag TTGTTTGATCACATTGTACAGTGCATCAGTGACTTCCTGGACTACATGGGGATGAAGAACGCTCGTCTTCCTCTGGGCTTCACCTTCTCGTTCCCCTGCCGTCAGACCAGCCTGGACGCT ggaaTCCTGGTGACATGGACTAAGGGCTTCAAGGCGACAGACTGTGAAGGAGAAGATGTGGTGGGCCTGTTGAGGGATGCCATCAAGAGGAGAGAG gaATTTGACCTGGATGTAGTGGCCATAGTGAACGACACAGTGGGAACCATGATGACCTGCGCCTACGAAGAACCCAACTGTGAGATTGGACTCATCGCTG GCACTGGCAGTAATGCATGTTACATGGAGGAGATGAGGAACATCGAGATGATAGATGGAGATGAGGGACAGATGTGTGTCAACATGGAGTGGGGGGCTTTCGGAGACAACGGATGCCTTGACGACATCAGGACAGAATATGACCGTTCTGTGGATGACTTCTCCCTCAATCCAGGCCAACAAag ATATGAGAAAATGTGCAGCGGCATGTATCTCGGTGAAATTGTACGAAACATCCTGATAGATATGACCAAGAAAGGATTCCTGTTCAGAGGACAGATTTCTGAAACTCTCAAGACAAGAAGCATCTTCGAAACAAAGTTCCTCTCACAGATAGAAAG tgACAGATTGGCTTTGCTGCAGGTGAGATCCATCCTGCAGCACTTGGGGCTGGACAGCACCTGTGATGATAGTATTATAGTCAAAGAG gtGTGTGGAGCAGTGTCACATCGTGCAGCGCAGCTGTGTGGGGCAGGAATGGCGGCCGTGGTCGATAAGATCAGAGAGAACCGAGGAGTGGACCATCTGAACATCACTGTAGGGGTGGACGGGACACTCTACAAACTACATCCACA TTTCTCCGGGGTCATGCACCAGACAGTGAAAGAACTGGCTCCGAAGTGTAGCGTCAACTTCCTGCTGTCGGAGGACGGCAGTGGGAAAGGAGCTGCACTCATCACAGCCGTGGGCTGCAGGATAAGACAGGAGCTGaacaataaatag